Proteins encoded by one window of Dendropsophus ebraccatus isolate aDenEbr1 chromosome 4, aDenEbr1.pat, whole genome shotgun sequence:
- the TIMP4 gene encoding metalloproteinase inhibitor 4, with translation MNPFTHTLLCCALLFLTLQELTEACSCAISHPQQQFCNTDTVVRAKVIGEKLIPSTDSFDSTIQYEIKVIKIFKVFEKMTDIHYVYTSSESSVCGVRLEWANKTEYILGGSIYDGRVRINLCGLVSTWDSLSPFQVKSLTQPHLGYQQGCACKIKFCPMEGCDSNTQDLECTWTDWQITETLQKQHACIKRRGGTCNWYPTIADKSIHTSHP, from the exons ATGAATCCTTTCACACACACTTTGCTCTGTTGCGCTCTGCTCTTTTTAACCCTTCAGGAGCTGACAGAGGCATGCAGCTGCGCCATCTCCCACCCCCAGCAGCAGTTCTGTAACACAGATACAG TGGTTCGCGCAAAAGTAATTGGTGAAAAGTTGATCCCCTCCACAGACTCATTTGACAGTACAATCCAATATGAAATCAAAGTGATCAAG ATATTTAAAGTGTTTGAGAAGATGACAGATATACATTACGTGTATACCTCATCTGAATCATCTGTTTGTGGAGTACGGTTGGAATGGGCCAACAAAACCGAATACATTCTAGGAG GAAGCATTTATGACGGCAGAGTCCGCATCAACCTGTGTGGTCTTGTTTCCACCTGGGACAGTCTATCCCCGTTCCAAGTAAAGAGTCTCACTCAGCCCCATTTGGGGTATCAGCAGGGCTGTGCGTGTAAA ATAAAATTTTGCCCAATGGAAGGCTGCGATAGCAACACGCAAGATCTGGAGTGTACCTGGACAGACTGGCAAATAACTGAGACGCTACAAAAACAGCACGCATGTATTAAACGGAGAGGTGGAACCTGCAACTGGTACCCCACCATAGCCGACAAGTCTATTCACACCAGCCATCCCTAG